A genomic segment from Brevundimonas sp. SORGH_AS_0993 encodes:
- a CDS encoding GreA/GreB family elongation factor, with protein MPHSATPPVRPDIFLSVDDFDVLSRLVGDMPGEGVAGLLQQELDRAIVCAPADLPSGAAPLNRWLHYVDSRSPEPRRIQIVLPHQADIDAGRVSVLSHVGAGLIGLVEGSTIAWSDPSGAERRLTPVMIEDPEHPADV; from the coding sequence ATGCCGCACTCCGCCACTCCACCCGTCCGTCCCGACATCTTCCTCAGCGTCGATGACTTCGACGTCCTGTCCCGCCTGGTGGGCGATATGCCCGGCGAGGGCGTCGCGGGACTGCTGCAACAGGAGCTGGACCGCGCCATCGTCTGCGCGCCTGCCGACCTTCCCTCCGGGGCCGCCCCGCTGAACCGCTGGCTGCACTATGTCGACAGCCGCTCCCCCGAACCCCGCCGCATCCAGATCGTCCTGCCGCACCAGGCCGACATCGACGCGGGCAGGGTTTCGGTCCTGTCGCACGTCGGGGCGGGCCTGATCGGCCTGGTCGAAGGCAGCACCATCGCCTGGAGCGACCCCTCGGGCGCAGAGCGCCGCCTGACGCCGGTCATGATCGAAGACCCCGAGCATCCGGCCGACGTCTGA